Proteins from a genomic interval of Gossypium hirsutum isolate 1008001.06 chromosome A09, Gossypium_hirsutum_v2.1, whole genome shotgun sequence:
- the LOC107895458 gene encoding brassinosteroid-responsive RING protein 1, producing the protein MGFVFPVCYLHHLLPRSLFHALSLIVYIRDFISTLFLCLGLPDFLQPGIDTPVTHQHDSSISASSFPTRRRVPVSHLLISEFLPVVKFSGLVHPPDNCAFCLYDFERRYEIRRLTDCQTCFPPELFGASDGI; encoded by the coding sequence ATGGGTTTCGTTTTCCCTGTCTGTTACCTACATCATCTTCTTCCAAGATCACTCTTCCACGCACTTTCTCTTATTGTTTACATTCGCGATTTCATTTCCACTCTCTTCCTCTGTTTGGGTCTCCCAGATTTCCTCCAACCCGGCATTGACACTCCCGTAACCCACCAACACGACTCTTCCATCTCCGCCTCATCGTTTCCCACGCGTCGCCGCGTCCCCGTATCACATCTCCTCATCAGTGAATTCCTACCCGTCGTCAAGTTCTCTGGCCTCGTCCATCCCCCAGACAACTGCGCCTTTTGTTTGTACGATTTCGAAAGGCGATATGAGATCAGGCGGTTGACGGACTGTCAGACTTGTTTTCCACCAGAGTTGTTTGGAGCGTCGGATGGGATATGA